The Solanum lycopersicum chromosome 9, SLM_r2.1 genome window below encodes:
- the LOC101246374 gene encoding uncharacterized protein, with translation MGEKGLQTPARKVYLWVRKQSKKVKTVLGVVTCLTLLITLRLLIHDHNHFFVLAEFVHFIGILCLIYKLSTLKTCSGLSLKSQVLTAIFLAVRVFCSFIMEGDIHTILDFVTLAATLWVIYMMKFKLKSSFMTDLDNMHYLYLIVPCVVAAFLIHPATAHNFFFRILWAFCVYMESISVLPQLRLMQNVQIIEPFTAHYVFALGVARFLGCAHWINQVYDTSGAYLYLAGRGYFWIPMVFLAEIVQTFILADFCYYYIKSVMSGQLLVRLPQPV, from the exons atggGTGAAAAGGGTTTACAAACGCCGGCGAGGAAAGTGTATTTGTGGGTTCGAAAGCAATCGAAGAAGGTGAAGACTGTTTTAGGTGTTGTTACATGTCTCACCTTACTCATTACTCTCAGATTACTCATCCATGACCACAATCACTTCTTTGTTTTAGCTGAGTTTGTTCATTTCATCGGTATCTTATGTTTGATTTACAAGTTGTCTACTCTCAAAACTTGCTCAG GCTTGTCATTGAAGAGTCAAGTGCTTACGGCGATCTTTCTGGCTGTAAGAGTATTTTGTAGTTTCATCATGGAAGGAGATATACACACCATTCTAGATTTTGTTACACTTGCGGCAACATTGTGGGTAATATATATgatgaagttcaagttgaagtcGTCCTTCATGACAGATCTGGATAATATGCACTATTTGTATTTG ATTGTGCCTTGTGTGGTTGCAGCCTTCTTAATCCATCCTGCTACGGctcataatttcttcttccgGATTCTTTGGGCTTTTTGTGTATACATGGAGTCTATCTCAGTGCTGCCTCAGCTTCGCTTGATGCAGAATGTCCAG ATAATTGAGCCGTTCACAGCTCATTATGTGTTTGCATTGGGTGTTGCAAGATTCTTGGGCTGTGCTCATTGGATTAATCAG GTCTATGACACTAGCGGAGCATATCTATATTTGGCTGGACGGGGTTACTTTTGGATACCGATGGTCTTTTTGGCGGAAATTGTTCAAACGttcattttggcagatttctgCTACTATTACATAAAGAG TGTCATGAGCGGTCAACTTTTGGTCCGTCTGCCGCAGCCTGTATAG